From Clarias gariepinus isolate MV-2021 ecotype Netherlands chromosome 2, CGAR_prim_01v2, whole genome shotgun sequence, one genomic window encodes:
- the LOC128517127 gene encoding junctional adhesion molecule-like — protein sequence MMKCLYLVSVVFHMAAGCALSGDNQKEITRHRGDSVLLPCSCSDLNTKPQKLTWETGRTGRLTEVLNDEHYRGRVQLFNNISPANLSLFISDLRVEDQGDYRCSTEKEHRDIWLYVDGCELVKKTEVERVTVFTGESVVLPCVCTDIQDKPQDLKWEFIRNSHNQEIYHKQTGHHRNRVKLVSNNSPGNLSLLISDLTEEDQGEYTCSVQNNKEKIRLYVKGKKETSTHSRKTGTTPPLEQPQSKTTHSPSASSSSSSTTLEQDTQQTHLLPVFIILGVLLLVISGVVTFICWRCRGGRCGENVIIEGRQDCKRKQNDQTVPDVMYSTVTHINTAGAARVQINAGEETEYARIITN from the exons GCTGCGCTCTCTCTGGTGATAATCAGAAAGAAATCACACGACACAGAGGTGATTCAGTGCTGTTACCCTGCTCCTGCTCTGACCTGAACACCAAACCTCAGAAACTCACCTGGGAGACTGGAAGAACAGGACGTCTGACAGAAGTGTTAAATGATGAGCACTACCGTGGCAGAGTTCAGCTGTTTAATAACATTTCTCCTGCTAATCTGTCTCTGTTCATATCTGACCTGAGAGTAGAGGATCAGGGAGACTACAGGTGCAGCACTGAGAAGGAACACAGAGACATCTGGCTTTATGTTGATG GCTGCGAGCTGGTGAAGAAGACAGAGGTAGAGCGTGTGACTGTGTTCACAGGAGAGTCTGTAGTTCTGCCCTGCGTCTGCACTGACATACAGGACAAACCACAGGATCTAAAATGGGAGTTTATTAGAAACAGTCACAATCAGGAAATTTACCATAAACAGACTGGACATCACAGAAACAGAGTCAAACTGGTCAGTAACAACTCTCCAGGAAACCTTTCTCTACTTATATCAGACCTGACTGAAGAGGACCAGGGAGAATACACATGTTCTGTAcagaataataaagaaaaaatcagaCTATATGTTAAAG gaaaaaaagaaacttcaacACACTCAAGGAAAACAGGTACAACACCTCCATTAGAACAGCCTCAGAGTAAAACAACACACTCTCCatctgcatcatcatcatcatcatcaacaacactGGAACAAGATACACAGCAAACACACCTCCTGCCAG TTTTTATCATTCTGGGAGTTTTGCTGTTGGTCATATCTGGTGTAGTGACATTTATTTGTTGGAGATGCAGAG GAGGAAGATGTGGAGAGAATGTGATTATTGAAGGACGTCAGGACTGTAAGAGAAAACAGAACGATCAG ACTGTACCGGATGTCATGTACTCTACTGTAACTCACATTAACACAGCCGGAGCAGCACGGGTCCAGATCAATGCTGGAGAGGAAACTGAATATGCCAGGATTATAACAAACTAA